A single window of Bacteroidales bacterium DNA harbors:
- a CDS encoding aldolase/citrate lyase family protein, whose amino-acid sequence MKLNRIYQYISLNQEVPKILQTLKKCQKASIIPILDLEDSLQIPFDPEKTAVLKARARKILKTVLQIAKEQDLKIKTSLRINATDTVEFVNDIELLKEINPLITWGSLFLPKVHSAEILKEYINALDGINYEEMVVMAESQAFFDNYKEIITICKGEKIDKIHFGHWDYFYDARAFPIPLPDDKKLWDKVSQLLEMIEPEGFHYIRTPFCFLFRHDEFKSLITYLDGITSVPFGASTLSFSQALAICKLNDKAPPACPVDYSFTGEEQLKIANDLVEFFNRTVSPEYSFNIDTSIYRFYAPHEYLNALDFLKRNT is encoded by the coding sequence ATGAAGCTAAACAGGATTTACCAGTACATTTCCTTAAACCAGGAAGTGCCGAAAATTCTTCAAACCCTGAAGAAATGCCAGAAGGCCAGTATTATTCCTATCCTGGATTTGGAAGACAGCCTCCAGATACCCTTTGACCCTGAGAAAACTGCTGTTCTGAAAGCCCGTGCACGAAAAATTCTGAAAACCGTCCTTCAAATCGCAAAAGAACAGGATTTAAAAATTAAAACAAGCCTGCGGATCAATGCAACGGATACTGTTGAATTTGTCAATGATATTGAATTGCTGAAGGAGATAAATCCTCTCATCACCTGGGGAAGTCTTTTTTTGCCCAAAGTGCATTCGGCAGAAATCCTTAAAGAATATATCAATGCCCTCGACGGGATTAATTATGAAGAAATGGTTGTGATGGCTGAAAGCCAGGCCTTTTTCGATAATTACAAAGAAATCATTACGATATGCAAGGGTGAAAAAATCGATAAAATACACTTCGGCCATTGGGATTATTTCTATGATGCCAGGGCGTTTCCTATTCCCCTTCCTGATGATAAAAAACTCTGGGATAAGGTTTCGCAGCTCCTTGAAATGATCGAACCGGAAGGTTTCCATTATATTCGTACTCCATTTTGCTTCCTTTTCCGGCATGATGAATTCAAATCTCTCATTACTTACCTCGACGGGATAACATCTGTTCCTTTCGGTGCGAGTACTTTGTCGTTCTCCCAGGCATTGGCGATATGCAAGCTCAATGATAAGGCACCTCCTGCCTGCCCGGTAGATTATTCATTCACCGGAGAAGAACAGTTGAAGATCGCCAATGATCTGGTGGAATTTTTCAACCGTACGGTTTCTCCGGAATACAGCTTTAATATCGACACGAGCATTTATCGTTTCTACGCGCCGCATGAATATCTTAATGCATTGGATTTCCTTAAAAGAAACACCTGA
- a CDS encoding glycosyltransferase — MHHPAESRITIVTVSLNNRTGLEKTIRSVISQRKISVEYIVIDGGSEDGSLEIIKKYGLNIATWVSEPDQGPYDAMNKGIGLATGEWINFLNAGDVFLGPDSLSGIIQQLRHDGIDAIYGDSLADYGDFKVYHKARPFEERWKGMIFSHQALLMRASLFKEERFDTKYPKIADYDLILCCLRDPVRVRYTPVPLVICDAYGISNKGQASILREYYRRAKQSQRMDFSRKFYFLKMFVFLYVIDLVKMILPERLFTVMIRLFRKNLIS, encoded by the coding sequence ATGCATCATCCAGCGGAATCCAGGATTACGATCGTCACAGTCAGTCTGAACAACAGGACAGGCCTGGAGAAAACAATCCGAAGCGTAATTTCCCAGCGAAAGATTTCCGTTGAATATATTGTGATTGATGGTGGATCTGAGGATGGATCGCTGGAGATCATCAAAAAATATGGCCTTAATATAGCAACCTGGGTCAGTGAACCTGACCAGGGACCTTATGATGCCATGAACAAAGGAATCGGGCTAGCAACCGGTGAATGGATTAATTTCCTGAATGCCGGCGATGTTTTCCTTGGCCCTGATAGCCTTTCCGGAATCATTCAACAACTTCGTCATGATGGTATTGATGCTATATATGGTGATAGCCTGGCCGATTATGGGGATTTTAAGGTATACCACAAGGCACGGCCTTTTGAAGAACGGTGGAAAGGCATGATCTTTTCACACCAGGCTTTACTCATGAGGGCATCTTTATTCAAAGAAGAACGGTTTGATACAAAGTATCCCAAGATTGCAGATTATGACCTGATTCTATGCTGTTTGCGAGATCCGGTGCGGGTCCGGTATACACCTGTCCCGCTGGTGATATGTGATGCTTACGGCATTTCGAACAAGGGACAGGCCTCCATCCTCCGGGAATACTACCGACGGGCAAAGCAGTCTCAACGTATGGATTTCAGCAGAAAATTTTACTTCCTGAAAATGTTCGTATTCCTGTATGTAATTGATCTGGTAAAAATGATACTTCCGGAACGACTGTTTACTGTCATGATTCGTTTATTCAGAAAGAATTTAATATCTTAG
- a CDS encoding glycosyltransferase family 4 protein: MKVLMVNTYDIRGGAARSALRVYQALKSQQVDVKLMVQNKWGDDDDILGPSGRFNKMAAELRPYLDFAITFPWHRRRIPFFPAYLPGNFIRRVKKVGPDIIHLNWITGGFVRLESLAEINVPIVWTLHDMWAFTGGCHYAEECTRYEKACGACPILISSKERDLSRWIFNRKIETYRKIRNLTIITPSHWLAGCVRRSPLLGGFPVEIIPNSLDTGVFFPENKALSRNYFGFAANRKIILFGALDATKNRLKGFIELSEALQLIPDKKNIELAVFGSAKRETTSLPGFNARYFGHIADDGKLRKLYSAADVMVVPSIQEVFGQTATEAMACGTPVVAFGATGLLDIVEHKVNGYLAEPFKPEDLAAGILWCLENRERNRQLSSAAVETVKNKFDMKKNVQRFISLYERLTTN; encoded by the coding sequence ATGAAGGTATTGATGGTGAACACATATGATATCAGGGGAGGGGCGGCAAGGTCGGCTTTGCGGGTCTATCAGGCATTGAAGTCCCAACAGGTCGATGTGAAGTTAATGGTTCAGAATAAATGGGGGGATGACGATGATATTTTAGGCCCATCTGGCAGGTTTAATAAAATGGCCGCAGAACTGCGCCCCTACCTGGATTTTGCCATTACATTTCCCTGGCACCGCCGCAGGATCCCTTTCTTTCCTGCATACTTACCTGGTAATTTCATCCGGAGAGTTAAAAAAGTCGGGCCCGATATAATTCATCTAAACTGGATAACAGGTGGCTTTGTCAGGCTGGAATCCCTTGCGGAAATAAATGTCCCCATTGTATGGACACTTCACGACATGTGGGCATTTACCGGCGGATGTCATTATGCCGAAGAATGCACCCGATATGAAAAAGCCTGCGGAGCCTGTCCCATTCTCATATCCAGTAAGGAGCGTGATCTCAGCCGGTGGATCTTTAACCGTAAAATAGAGACCTACCGCAAAATCAGAAACCTCACCATTATCACACCAAGTCACTGGCTTGCAGGCTGTGTCAGGAGGAGTCCCCTGCTGGGCGGTTTCCCGGTTGAAATTATCCCCAATTCTTTGGACACCGGTGTATTTTTTCCGGAGAATAAAGCCTTATCAAGAAATTATTTTGGTTTCGCTGCCAATAGAAAGATCATACTTTTTGGCGCCCTGGATGCCACCAAAAACAGATTGAAAGGTTTTATCGAGCTTTCTGAAGCCCTGCAACTTATCCCTGATAAAAAAAATATCGAACTGGCGGTTTTTGGTTCAGCAAAACGGGAAACAACATCCCTTCCCGGGTTCAACGCGCGTTACTTTGGTCATATTGCAGATGATGGAAAGCTTAGAAAGCTATACTCCGCTGCCGATGTCATGGTGGTCCCTTCTATCCAGGAGGTTTTTGGCCAGACCGCGACGGAAGCCATGGCCTGCGGGACACCGGTCGTGGCCTTCGGGGCCACCGGCCTGCTCGATATCGTGGAACATAAAGTAAATGGCTATCTCGCAGAACCTTTTAAACCGGAAGACCTTGCTGCGGGGATATTATGGTGTCTTGAAAACAGGGAACGCAACCGGCAGCTTTCTTCAGCAGCCGTGGAAACCGTGAAGAACAAGTTTGACATGAAAAAGAATGTGCAGCGATTTATTTCACTTTATGAAC